The following coding sequences are from one Ficedula albicollis isolate OC2 chromosome 17, FicAlb1.5, whole genome shotgun sequence window:
- the TMEM203 gene encoding transmembrane protein 203, whose product MLFSLRELVQWLGFATFEIFLHGLALLAFSVLLVLKVDGAAAALSWWIVFVPFFAADGLSTYFTTIVSVRLFQDGEKRLAVLRLFWILTILSLKFVFEMLLCQKLVEHTRELWYGLIMSPVFILLQLLMIRACRVN is encoded by the exons ATGCTGTTCTCGCTGCGCGAGCTCGTGCAGTGGCTc ggcttcgCCACCTTCGAGATCTTCCTGCACGGGCTGGCGCTGCTCGCCTTCTCCGTGCTGCTCGTTCTCAAGGTGGACGGCGCGGCCGCCGCGCTCTCCTGGTGGATCGTGTTCGTGCCCTTCTTCGCCGCCGACGGGCTCAGCACCTACTTCACCACCATCGTGTCCGTGCGGCTGTTCCAGGACGGCGAGAAGCGCCTGGCGGTGCTGCGGCTCTTCTGGATCCTCACCATCCTCAGCCTCAAGTTCGTGTTCgagatgctgctgtgccagaaGCTGGTGGAGCACACGCGGGAGCTCTGGTACGGGCTCATCATGTCGCCCGTCttcatcctgctgcagctgctgatgaTCCGGGCGTGCCGCGTGAACTGA